From Actinopolymorpha cephalotaxi, one genomic window encodes:
- a CDS encoding Eco57I restriction-modification methylase domain-containing protein, translated as MTRTSTSSATSRLTTVRVAGGLLPGDVLDAVTGGTLDGLAGADYRLGSENPREAAARVWSYLHGAYRRFHDDLARLPAGDPAIGLTRERWLGLLLDQLGYGRVPTTPAGGLVAGEKQYPVSHLSGRTPVHLLGWGVPLDARSPGVAGASRAPHAMVQELLNRTDAYLWGIVSNGRVLRLLRDSTTLSGVAYVEFDLEGMFDGDLYAEFLLLFLLCHQSRVEVANDQLPSSCWLETWRTTAVTQGVRALALLRDGVETALTTLGTGFLQHPANHDLRDRIARREVRPADVHAAVLRTVYRLLFWAVAEDRGALLAPGTGTEARDRYDTYFSSRRLRELALERHGSNHDDLWQGVELVLNALGKRDGEPRLGLPALGGLFTVTEADVLAGSRLPNSALLAAVRSLSVVQPPGQPRRRVDFAQLGAEELGSVYESLLELVPRYDPISHEFGLEVLAGNERKTSGSYYTPTELVELVLDTALDPVLDGVEKHAGTPEARAAALLDLKVCDPSVGSAHFLVAAARRIALRLATARTGEVDPTPSDYSDALHDVVARCLYGVDVNPMAADLAKVSLWLTAMTPGKPLSFLDHHIKVGNALLGTTPALLRDGVPNTAFTALTGDDKATVSTWKKANTEDRKHRGQDALFDDSGLVLDLTASRRVVNEVTDRLTAHETVDAIAWAAQRYADLDQEPATVRNRLAADAWCAAFLSPKGADAVPITDRVVQRVADGTAPETVLAAVRTVAKRHRLFHWHLEFPEVFRTPDDGPTDGAYGWVGGFDAVLGNPPWEALQFSEKEFFATRDDRIANAPNAAKRKQLISALRQSNSELFQEYLTEARRGQAEAALIRGSGRFPLTATGKINTYSVFAEHLRAITASSGRCGIITPTGLATDATTAAFFADTLGSARLAAFYDFENEGKIFVGVHHAFRFAVSVMTGGEPVKDVRLAFLVRHVLDVPARRFELLADEVLLLNPNTGTLPVFRSRRDADITLACYRRHPLLIRDGGANPWGLSFKQGLFNMASDSGLFRTFDDLADEDVRYDGWAWSNDMESWLPLYEAKMLSHWNSRLATYAGATQAQLNLGSLPRLTEQQLDDPDHDVLTRYWIARDTVLDALPAWWDRDWLMGWRDITNAGNERTFVPSALPLAGTGDPFLLAFPTNPRFAPLLQTIWSSLIFDYIARQKLSGTHMKYFTTKQLAAPAPSAFAEVPAWTDLTVEDFVRPRVLELTYTNHRMAGYATDTLSRDSTPGPPFRWLPARRAQLAAELDGAMLHLYGLDRADAEHVLDSFPVLHKKEERDHGEFRTKRLVLTAYDAMSNAAETGVPFTSPLDPPPGQGPRHPETTR; from the coding sequence GTGACGCGCACTTCGACAAGCTCTGCCACCTCCCGCCTGACCACGGTCCGCGTCGCCGGTGGCCTGCTACCCGGTGACGTCCTCGACGCCGTGACGGGCGGCACCCTCGACGGGCTCGCCGGCGCCGACTACCGCCTCGGTTCGGAGAACCCACGCGAGGCGGCAGCCCGCGTCTGGTCCTACCTGCACGGTGCCTACCGGCGCTTCCACGACGACCTTGCCCGGCTCCCCGCGGGCGACCCTGCGATCGGGCTCACCCGCGAGCGCTGGCTCGGCCTGCTTCTGGACCAGCTCGGCTACGGCCGCGTGCCCACCACCCCGGCCGGTGGCCTCGTAGCGGGGGAGAAGCAATACCCCGTCAGCCACCTCTCGGGCCGGACACCAGTGCACCTGCTCGGCTGGGGAGTACCGCTGGATGCACGCTCACCTGGTGTCGCAGGGGCGTCCCGCGCACCCCACGCGATGGTTCAGGAGCTACTCAACCGCACCGACGCCTACCTGTGGGGCATCGTCAGCAACGGCCGGGTCTTGCGGCTGCTGCGCGACTCCACCACCCTCAGTGGCGTCGCCTACGTCGAGTTCGATCTGGAGGGGATGTTCGACGGCGACCTGTACGCCGAGTTCCTCCTCCTGTTCCTGCTGTGCCACCAGTCCCGGGTGGAGGTGGCCAACGATCAGCTGCCCAGCAGCTGTTGGCTGGAGACCTGGCGCACCACCGCCGTGACCCAGGGTGTCCGCGCCCTGGCCCTGCTCCGCGATGGCGTCGAGACCGCTTTGACGACCCTCGGCACCGGCTTCCTCCAGCACCCTGCCAACCACGATCTCCGGGACCGGATCGCACGACGGGAGGTCCGGCCGGCTGACGTCCACGCGGCAGTGCTCCGCACGGTCTACCGGCTACTGTTCTGGGCTGTCGCGGAGGACCGCGGAGCGCTGCTGGCCCCGGGAACCGGGACTGAGGCGAGAGATCGCTACGACACGTACTTCTCCTCTCGTCGACTGCGAGAGCTCGCTCTCGAGCGGCACGGCAGCAACCACGACGACCTGTGGCAAGGCGTCGAGCTTGTCCTGAACGCGCTCGGTAAACGGGATGGCGAGCCTCGGCTCGGTCTCCCCGCACTCGGCGGCCTGTTCACGGTCACCGAGGCCGACGTGCTGGCCGGCAGCCGGTTGCCTAACTCCGCCCTGCTGGCGGCCGTGCGGTCCCTCTCGGTCGTCCAGCCCCCGGGGCAGCCACGCCGCCGCGTGGACTTCGCGCAGCTCGGCGCCGAGGAGCTCGGATCTGTATACGAGTCACTCCTCGAGCTCGTACCCCGCTACGACCCCATCAGCCACGAGTTCGGCCTGGAGGTGCTCGCCGGCAACGAGCGCAAGACCTCCGGCAGTTACTACACCCCTACCGAGCTTGTGGAGCTCGTCCTCGACACGGCCCTCGACCCCGTGCTCGACGGCGTTGAGAAGCACGCCGGCACGCCGGAAGCGCGCGCAGCAGCCCTGCTCGACCTGAAGGTTTGTGACCCGTCCGTTGGGTCGGCACACTTCCTGGTTGCCGCGGCCCGGCGCATCGCGTTGCGGCTGGCGACCGCGCGCACCGGCGAGGTGGACCCGACCCCCAGCGACTACAGTGACGCGCTGCACGACGTGGTTGCCCGCTGCCTCTACGGGGTAGATGTCAACCCGATGGCTGCTGACCTGGCGAAGGTCAGCCTCTGGCTGACCGCGATGACCCCCGGCAAGCCGCTGTCCTTCCTCGACCACCACATCAAGGTCGGCAACGCCCTGCTCGGCACCACCCCCGCGCTGTTGCGCGACGGCGTCCCCAATACCGCCTTCACCGCTCTCACTGGCGACGACAAGGCCACCGTGTCGACCTGGAAGAAGGCCAACACCGAGGACCGCAAGCACCGGGGGCAGGATGCCCTGTTCGACGATTCCGGACTTGTGCTCGACCTCACGGCCAGCCGCCGGGTCGTCAACGAGGTCACCGACCGCCTCACCGCCCACGAGACTGTTGACGCGATCGCTTGGGCGGCCCAGCGGTACGCAGATCTTGACCAGGAGCCGGCGACGGTGCGCAACCGGCTTGCCGCCGACGCCTGGTGCGCCGCCTTCCTTAGTCCCAAAGGCGCCGACGCCGTGCCGATCACTGACCGTGTAGTCCAGCGGGTCGCTGACGGCACCGCTCCCGAAACTGTCCTAGCCGCCGTCCGCACGGTCGCGAAGCGACACCGGCTCTTCCACTGGCACCTGGAGTTTCCCGAGGTATTCCGCACCCCCGATGACGGTCCCACCGACGGCGCCTACGGCTGGGTTGGCGGCTTCGACGCGGTACTGGGTAATCCACCCTGGGAAGCCTTGCAGTTCAGCGAGAAGGAGTTCTTCGCAACGCGGGACGACCGGATCGCGAACGCGCCCAATGCCGCCAAGCGCAAGCAGTTGATCAGTGCCCTGCGCCAGTCGAACTCAGAACTCTTCCAGGAGTACCTGACGGAAGCGCGGCGTGGTCAGGCCGAGGCTGCACTCATTAGGGGCAGCGGCCGGTTCCCGCTCACGGCCACGGGGAAGATCAACACCTACAGCGTCTTCGCCGAGCATCTCCGCGCCATCACCGCGAGCTCTGGGCGTTGCGGGATCATCACGCCCACGGGGCTAGCTACGGACGCCACTACGGCGGCGTTCTTCGCAGATACCTTGGGCTCGGCCCGGCTCGCGGCCTTCTACGACTTCGAGAACGAGGGCAAGATCTTCGTAGGGGTTCATCACGCCTTCCGCTTCGCAGTCTCAGTGATGACCGGCGGCGAGCCGGTCAAGGACGTGCGTCTCGCATTCTTGGTTCGTCATGTCCTGGATGTGCCGGCCCGCCGTTTCGAGCTGTTGGCCGACGAGGTGCTGCTGCTCAACCCCAACACCGGGACTCTGCCTGTCTTTCGGTCGCGCCGCGACGCTGACATCACGTTGGCCTGCTACCGCCGTCACCCCCTCCTCATCCGCGACGGCGGCGCCAACCCGTGGGGCCTCAGTTTCAAACAGGGCCTCTTCAACATGGCGAGCGACAGTGGCCTGTTCCGTACCTTCGACGACCTCGCTGACGAAGACGTGCGCTACGACGGCTGGGCGTGGTCGAACGACATGGAGTCCTGGCTACCGCTTTACGAAGCCAAAATGCTGAGTCACTGGAACAGCCGGCTAGCGACCTACGCTGGGGCCACCCAGGCGCAGTTGAACCTCGGCTCGTTGCCTCGTCTCACCGAGCAGCAACTCGACGACCCCGACCATGATGTGCTGACTCGCTATTGGATCGCGAGAGACACGGTGCTCGACGCTCTCCCGGCCTGGTGGGACCGAGACTGGCTGATGGGTTGGCGCGACATCACCAATGCCGGCAACGAACGGACATTCGTACCGAGCGCTTTGCCACTTGCTGGAACGGGCGACCCGTTCCTGCTCGCCTTCCCAACGAATCCGAGATTTGCGCCCCTGCTCCAGACCATCTGGTCCTCGCTCATCTTCGACTACATCGCACGCCAGAAACTCAGCGGGACTCACATGAAGTACTTCACCACTAAGCAGTTGGCGGCCCCTGCGCCTTCCGCTTTCGCGGAGGTCCCAGCGTGGACAGACTTGACCGTCGAGGATTTCGTGCGGCCGCGAGTCCTCGAACTCACCTACACCAACCATCGGATGGCGGGTTATGCGACGGACACGTTGTCCAGAGATAGCACACCCGGGCCGCCGTTTCGGTGGCTGCCAGCGCGCCGGGCACAGCTAGCCGCCGAGTTGGACGGTGCGATGTTGCACCTCTACGGACTTGACCGCGCTGACGCGGAGCATGTACTCGACTCATTCCCGGTCCTCCACAAGAAGGAGGAGCGCGACCATGGCGAGTTCCGCACCAAGCGGCTGGTGCTCACCGCCTACGACGCCATGTCCAACGCAGCCGAGACCGGTGTGCCGTTCACCAGCCCGCTCGACCCGCCGCCCGGCCAGGGCCCACGCCACCCGGAGACGACCCGATGA
- a CDS encoding helicase-related protein — MTATTPRPLDAAVGSLVRARGREWVVLPGTTPDFLLLQPLGGGTADVVGVFPDEDGVEPATFPPPCADDLGDSSAAALLRTALRVGFSASAGPFRSLAGTAVSPRSYQYVPLLLALRQDVVRLLIADDVGIGKTVEAGLIAAELLAQGTVQRLAVLCSPALAEQWQRELATKFGIDAVLVLTSTVKSLERDLMMNESIFDRHPHVIVSTDFIKSDRRRHDFLQRCPELVIVDEAHNCVGGSGQGQRSRHQRFELLRGLADDPTRHLVLTTATPHSGDDEAFANLIGLCHLDLATADLGTERGRRLLARHFVQRRRGDIRSYLDEDTPFPRDRLTLDVPYTLAPEYRSLFDDVLAYAREQVRQDRGDAKGRVRWWSVLALLRALASSPRAAEATLRTRAANIDADTVQEADAVGRAAVLDADDEALEGIDTTPGAITEDATDTASGRDRRRLLGFARRAATLRGPAQDRKLAALTDQVRLLLAGGDQPIVFCRFIDTAHYVAEHLTTALGTKRAPVSVISVTGELPPAERERRVAELTATDGTHVLVATDCLSEGVNLQEGFSAVVHYDLCWNPTRHEQREGRVDRFLQRKDIVRAITLYGEDNGIDGIVLDVLIRRHRAIAKATGVAVPVPGEGQGLIDALAEGLLLRGEDSRDQLMLDLELAERSRELEQAWTSAAEKEKASRARYAQNTIRPEEVAVEVEEVRAALGSHGALREFLDSTFAALGSTVSTTDDGFTAVTATLPLGARTGLPTGLREPLPFHTEPPAERGHAVVARTDPAVKAIARYVLESALDPTVPAAERPARRAGVMRTTAVTTRTTVLLLRLRFHLGLPTPTGTRQQVAEDACVVAFEGPPSQAVWLPDDRAEALLVAAPAGNVIEGMARGWMQDLLNELDELTPALNTVADQRADRLLSAHLRARAGASREAQASRRGLRVQAQHPVDVLSVQLLMPVAGGLR, encoded by the coding sequence ATGACTGCGACCACGCCCCGACCGCTCGATGCCGCCGTGGGCAGTCTGGTCCGCGCCCGCGGCCGCGAGTGGGTGGTTCTCCCCGGGACAACACCAGACTTCCTGCTCCTCCAGCCCCTCGGCGGAGGCACTGCCGATGTCGTCGGAGTCTTCCCTGACGAGGACGGCGTGGAACCGGCGACGTTCCCACCACCATGCGCCGACGACCTGGGCGACAGCTCCGCCGCTGCCCTGCTGCGCACAGCGCTGCGAGTGGGCTTCTCGGCCAGTGCCGGCCCCTTCCGCTCGCTGGCCGGGACCGCGGTCAGCCCACGCAGCTATCAGTACGTCCCGCTCCTGCTGGCGCTACGCCAGGACGTCGTCCGGTTGCTCATCGCCGACGACGTCGGCATCGGGAAGACCGTCGAGGCGGGTCTGATCGCCGCCGAACTGCTCGCGCAGGGCACCGTGCAGCGCCTGGCCGTCCTCTGCTCGCCCGCTCTGGCCGAGCAGTGGCAGCGTGAGCTGGCGACCAAGTTCGGCATCGACGCCGTGCTCGTGCTGACCAGCACGGTCAAGAGCCTCGAGCGGGACCTGATGATGAACGAATCGATCTTCGACCGGCATCCCCACGTCATCGTCTCCACCGACTTCATCAAGTCCGACCGCAGACGGCACGACTTCCTGCAACGTTGCCCCGAACTGGTGATCGTCGACGAGGCCCACAACTGCGTAGGGGGCTCGGGACAAGGCCAGCGCTCACGCCACCAACGCTTCGAGCTGCTGCGGGGCTTGGCCGACGATCCCACCCGCCACCTGGTGCTGACCACCGCTACACCGCACTCCGGGGACGACGAGGCGTTCGCGAATCTGATCGGCTTGTGCCATCTCGACCTGGCGACCGCGGACCTCGGCACCGAGCGCGGCCGGCGACTGCTGGCCCGCCACTTCGTGCAGCGCCGCCGCGGCGACATCCGCAGCTACCTCGACGAGGACACCCCGTTCCCGCGCGACCGCCTGACCCTCGACGTCCCCTACACGCTCGCGCCCGAGTACCGCTCCCTGTTCGATGACGTGCTTGCCTACGCTCGCGAACAGGTACGCCAAGACCGCGGTGACGCGAAAGGTCGCGTGCGGTGGTGGTCGGTGCTCGCCCTGCTGCGTGCTCTCGCCTCCAGCCCGCGCGCCGCCGAGGCCACGCTGCGCACCCGCGCCGCCAACATCGACGCCGACACTGTGCAGGAGGCCGATGCCGTCGGCCGTGCCGCGGTGCTGGACGCCGACGACGAGGCTCTCGAAGGCATCGACACGACCCCGGGCGCCATCACCGAGGACGCCACCGACACTGCGAGCGGCAGGGACCGGCGACGTCTGCTGGGATTCGCCCGCCGCGCAGCCACTCTCAGAGGCCCGGCGCAGGATCGCAAGCTGGCCGCACTCACCGACCAGGTGAGATTGCTGCTCGCCGGCGGAGACCAACCCATCGTCTTCTGCCGTTTCATCGACACCGCTCACTACGTCGCGGAACACCTCACCACAGCGCTGGGCACCAAGAGGGCGCCGGTGAGCGTCATCAGCGTCACCGGAGAGCTGCCCCCGGCCGAGCGCGAGAGGCGGGTCGCTGAGCTGACCGCCACCGACGGCACCCACGTCCTGGTCGCCACCGACTGCCTGTCGGAGGGGGTCAACCTCCAGGAAGGCTTCTCCGCGGTCGTGCACTACGACCTGTGCTGGAACCCGACTCGCCACGAGCAGCGCGAGGGCCGTGTCGACCGCTTCCTGCAGCGCAAGGACATCGTGCGGGCGATCACGCTGTACGGCGAGGACAACGGAATCGACGGCATCGTGCTCGACGTCCTGATCCGGCGGCATCGCGCCATCGCCAAGGCCACCGGCGTAGCGGTGCCGGTACCCGGCGAAGGCCAGGGCCTCATCGACGCGCTCGCCGAGGGTCTGCTGCTGCGCGGAGAGGACTCCCGCGACCAGTTGATGCTCGACCTCGAACTCGCTGAGCGTTCACGCGAACTCGAGCAGGCCTGGACCTCCGCCGCTGAGAAGGAGAAGGCCTCTCGCGCCCGCTACGCGCAGAACACCATCCGGCCTGAAGAGGTCGCCGTCGAGGTGGAGGAGGTCCGCGCGGCCCTCGGGTCCCACGGTGCCCTGCGGGAGTTCCTCGATTCGACTTTCGCCGCACTCGGGTCCACCGTCTCTACGACGGACGACGGGTTCACGGCGGTGACCGCGACGCTCCCATTGGGTGCTCGCACCGGCCTTCCTACTGGACTGCGAGAGCCGCTGCCGTTCCACACCGAGCCGCCGGCCGAACGCGGTCACGCCGTCGTCGCCCGCACTGACCCCGCGGTGAAGGCGATCGCCCGCTACGTCCTCGAGAGCGCCCTCGACCCGACAGTCCCTGCCGCCGAACGTCCGGCTCGCCGCGCAGGCGTCATGCGCACCACCGCAGTCACCACCAGAACCACCGTGCTTCTGCTGCGTCTCCGCTTCCACCTCGGTTTACCGACACCGACCGGAACGCGGCAACAGGTCGCCGAGGACGCATGCGTGGTCGCCTTCGAGGGACCTCCGAGCCAAGCAGTGTGGTTGCCCGACGACCGCGCCGAGGCGCTCCTAGTCGCGGCGCCTGCCGGCAACGTCATCGAGGGAATGGCCCGAGGCTGGATGCAAGACCTTCTCAACGAGCTCGACGAGCTCACTCCAGCGCTGAACACGGTCGCCGACCAGCGGGCCGATCGACTCCTCTCGGCGCATCTGCGTGCGCGGGCCGGCGCCAGCCGCGAGGCGCAGGCATCACGCCGAGGCCTCAGGGTCCAGGCTCAGCACCCTGTCGACGTCCTGTCGGTGCAGCTGCTGATGCCGGTGGCGGGAGGTCTCCGGTGA